One Ignavibacterium sp. DNA segment encodes these proteins:
- the rplR gene encoding 50S ribosomal protein L18, with protein sequence MIKKNNNLRLRSKTRLRKKISGTSEMPRLSVYRSLNQVYAQIIDDATGNTLVAASSLSKELIEEIKNAKGKISKSKLVGNLVARKALEKKISSVVFDRNGYKYHGRIQAVAEGAREAGLKF encoded by the coding sequence ATGATTAAGAAAAATAATAATTTAAGATTAAGATCAAAGACCAGATTAAGAAAAAAAATATCTGGTACATCTGAAATGCCCAGACTTTCTGTTTATAGAAGTTTAAATCAGGTTTATGCACAGATAATTGATGATGCTACCGGAAATACTTTAGTTGCTGCTTCTTCATTATCAAAAGAATTAATCGAAGAAATTAAAAATGCCAAAGGTAAAATTTCCAAAAGTAAACTGGTAGGAAATCTGGTGGCAAGAAAAGCATTGGAAAAGAAAATATCAAGTGTTGTTTTTGATCGTAACGGTTACAAATATCACGGCAGAATTCAGGCTGTTGCAGAAGGAGCCCGTGAGGCAGGTTTAAAATTCTGA
- the rplF gene encoding 50S ribosomal protein L6 — protein sequence MSRIGKKIIEIPKGVTVTIDGSIVKIKGPKGELQRAIHPNMKLELKDSNLEVKRPDDQKTNKALHGLTRALVQNMIIGVTSGYKKVLDIVGVGYRVELKGTNLLLNMGYSHPIYFMPPAEIKIETPTQTQIVISGIDKQLVGQVAAKLRSIRKPEPYKGKGIKYSGEQILRKAGKTAGK from the coding sequence GTGTCTAGAATCGGTAAAAAAATAATTGAAATCCCTAAAGGGGTAACAGTTACCATTGATGGTAGTATTGTTAAAATTAAAGGTCCCAAAGGAGAGCTTCAAAGAGCTATTCATCCCAATATGAAGTTGGAGCTGAAAGATTCTAATCTTGAAGTTAAAAGACCTGATGATCAGAAAACAAACAAAGCTTTGCATGGCTTAACACGTGCATTAGTACAGAATATGATTATTGGTGTAACTTCTGGGTATAAGAAAGTTCTAGATATTGTTGGAGTTGGATACAGAGTAGAACTTAAAGGAACTAATCTGCTGTTAAATATGGGTTACTCGCATCCGATTTATTTCATGCCGCCTGCTGAAATTAAAATCGAAACTCCAACTCAAACTCAGATTGTGATATCAGGAATAGATAAACAGTTAGTTGGACAGGTTGCAGCAAAACTAAGATCAATAAGAAAACCAGAGCCGTATAAAGGAAAAGGAATTAAATACTCTGGTGAACAAATTTTAAGAAAAGCTGGTAAAACTGCTGGTAAGTAA
- the rpsH gene encoding 30S ribosomal protein S8, giving the protein MPVTDPISDFLVRIGNAAKAKKLRVEIPASKMKVGLAEILKRENYIHDFSLIEDAKQNVIKIHLKYRDGSSAITGLKRISKPGLRIYKDSEKLPRVLNGLGTAVISTSKGLMTDKEARNQSIGGEVICYIW; this is encoded by the coding sequence ATGCCAGTTACTGATCCGATATCAGATTTTTTAGTTAGAATTGGAAATGCTGCTAAAGCAAAAAAACTAAGAGTAGAAATTCCTGCTTCAAAGATGAAAGTAGGGTTAGCTGAAATTCTTAAAAGAGAAAATTATATCCACGATTTTTCTTTGATTGAAGATGCTAAACAAAATGTTATTAAAATTCATTTAAAATACAGAGATGGGTCTTCTGCTATTACTGGTTTGAAAAGAATCAGCAAACCGGGTTTAAGAATTTATAAGGATTCCGAAAAACTGCCCAGAGTTTTAAATGGCCTGGGTACTGCAGTAATTTCAACTTCTAAAGGATTGATGACTGATAAAGAAGCTAGAAATCAGTCAATTGGTGGTGAAGTAATTTGCTACATTTGGTAA
- the rpsN gene encoding 30S ribosomal protein S14, with protein sequence MARLSIIARDAKRRKLYDKYKKLREELKEKGDYDALQKLPRNSSPVRIKNRCMFTGRGRSYYRKFGVSRLVLREMALRGEIPGLKKSSW encoded by the coding sequence ATGGCAAGATTAAGTATTATTGCACGTGATGCTAAAAGAAGAAAACTTTATGATAAGTATAAAAAACTTAGAGAAGAGCTTAAAGAAAAAGGTGATTACGATGCGCTTCAGAAATTGCCAAGAAATTCATCTCCGGTTAGAATAAAAAACCGTTGTATGTTTACCGGTCGTGGTAGATCATACTACAGAAAATTTGGTGTTTCCAGATTGGTTCTGAGGGAAATGGCCCTTAGAGGTGAAATTCCGGGTTTAAAGAAATCAAGTTGGTAG
- the rplE gene encoding 50S ribosomal protein L5 has product MAEKKTKKTEKEAKPKSTGKEAPAKQVKEIRITPRLGEIYKKEIIPALVKTFNYKSIMQVPSLNKIVVNMGVGAAVADQKIMDEAVKELEAITGQKVSVRKSRKAISNFKLRENVNIGAMVTLRRDRMYEFLDRLINVALPRVRDFRGLSDKSFDGRGNYTLGVKEQIIFPEINVDKITRVMGMDITIVTTAHTDNEAFELLKAFGFPFRKKEVK; this is encoded by the coding sequence ATGGCTGAAAAGAAAACGAAAAAAACAGAAAAAGAAGCTAAGCCAAAATCAACTGGCAAAGAAGCGCCGGCTAAGCAGGTAAAAGAAATTAGAATTACACCAAGACTTGGTGAAATCTATAAAAAGGAAATTATTCCAGCGCTAGTAAAAACATTTAATTACAAAAGCATAATGCAGGTTCCAAGTCTTAATAAGATTGTTGTAAATATGGGAGTAGGCGCTGCTGTAGCTGATCAAAAAATTATGGATGAAGCTGTAAAAGAGCTTGAAGCAATTACCGGACAAAAAGTGAGTGTTAGAAAATCCAGAAAAGCTATCTCTAATTTTAAATTGCGTGAAAATGTAAACATAGGTGCAATGGTAACTTTACGAAGAGATAGAATGTATGAGTTTTTAGACAGACTGATCAATGTTGCTTTACCGCGCGTTAGAGATTTTAGAGGATTATCTGATAAATCTTTTGATGGAAGAGGTAATTATACTCTTGGAGTTAAAGAACAAATTATTTTTCCGGAAATTAATGTTGATAAAATAACCCGCGTTATGGGTATGGATATAACAATTGTAACAACGGCTCATACTGATAACGAAGCTTTTGAATTGCTGAAAGCTTTTGGTTTTCCATTTAGAAAAAAAGAAGTCAAATAA
- the rplX gene encoding 50S ribosomal protein L24, whose product MKIRKNDNVIVIAGNDKGKTGKVLKVFPKTLRLIVEGINLRKKHTKPTQRSPQGGIQEKEAPIHISNVMILDPKTNEPTRIGSKIILDDKTGKKKIARISRASGEMIP is encoded by the coding sequence ATGAAAATCAGAAAAAATGATAATGTAATAGTTATTGCCGGTAATGATAAAGGGAAAACCGGAAAAGTATTAAAAGTGTTTCCGAAAACTTTACGTTTGATAGTTGAAGGTATTAACCTTCGTAAAAAACATACTAAACCTACTCAGCGTTCACCTCAAGGTGGGATTCAGGAAAAGGAAGCACCAATTCATATTTCGAACGTTATGATCTTGGATCCAAAAACTAATGAGCCAACTAGAATTGGATCAAAAATTATTTTGGATGACAAAACAGGTAAAAAGAAAATTGCCAGGATTAGCAGAGCATCCGGCGAAATGATTCCTTAA
- the rplN gene encoding 50S ribosomal protein L14, which translates to MIQEETNLIAADNSGAKRVRCIRVLGGSDRRYATLGDTIVVSVKTAMPNGTVKKGEVSRAVIVRTKKEVRRKDGSYIRFDENAVVLINNQNEPKGTRIFGPVARELRERQFMKIVSLAPEVI; encoded by the coding sequence ATGATTCAGGAAGAAACCAATTTGATTGCTGCTGATAATTCAGGAGCAAAAAGAGTTAGATGTATCCGCGTACTTGGTGGAAGCGATAGAAGATATGCAACTTTGGGCGATACTATTGTTGTTTCTGTTAAAACAGCAATGCCTAATGGTACAGTTAAGAAAGGTGAGGTTTCGCGAGCAGTTATTGTCAGAACAAAAAAAGAAGTTAGAAGAAAAGATGGTTCATATATTAGATTTGATGAAAATGCTGTTGTTCTGATAAATAATCAGAATGAACCAAAAGGTACACGTATTTTTGGACCAGTTGCCAGAGAATTAAGAGAGAGACAATTTATGAAGATTGTTTCTTTAGCTCCAGAAGTTATATAA
- the rpsQ gene encoding 30S ribosomal protein S17: protein MTERALRKTRVGVVISNKMDKTITVAIERRVPHPIYKKFFKKTTKLMAHDAKQECALGDKVKIMETRPLSKNKRWRLVEIVEKAK, encoded by the coding sequence ATGACAGAACGCGCATTAAGAAAAACCAGAGTTGGTGTTGTCATTAGCAATAAAATGGACAAAACAATTACGGTTGCAATTGAAAGAAGAGTTCCTCATCCTATTTATAAGAAGTTTTTTAAGAAGACCACAAAACTAATGGCACACGATGCAAAACAAGAATGTGCTTTGGGTGACAAAGTTAAAATTATGGAAACACGCCCTCTTAGCAAGAATAAAAGATGGCGACTTGTAGAAATTGTTGAAAAAGCCAAGTAA
- the rpmC gene encoding 50S ribosomal protein L29 — MKLYEIKEMTSDELVRRIEEEEKNIVDLRFSHELKQLNNTAKLKIARKEIARMKTILGERQRAEKTAQQTSKEGANS, encoded by the coding sequence ATGAAATTATATGAAATTAAAGAAATGACAAGTGATGAGCTTGTTAGAAGAATTGAAGAAGAAGAAAAAAATATTGTTGATCTTCGGTTTTCTCACGAACTTAAACAATTGAATAATACAGCTAAACTTAAAATTGCAAGAAAAGAAATTGCAAGAATGAAAACAATTTTGGGTGAAAGACAAAGAGCTGAAAAAACAGCTCAACAAACTTCGAAGGAAGGAGCTAATTCTTAA
- the rplP gene encoding 50S ribosomal protein L16, whose protein sequence is MLMPKRVKFRKSQRGRRAGKAYRGSAVSFGDFGLKALEPAWITNRQIEACRVALTRKMKRDGKVWIRIFPDKPVSKKPLETRMGKGKGAPEFWVAVIRPGRIMFEVAGVSKELANEALKTCSYKLPIKTKVVSRPDYE, encoded by the coding sequence ATGTTAATGCCTAAAAGAGTAAAGTTTAGAAAATCACAAAGAGGAAGACGAGCTGGTAAAGCTTATAGAGGCAGTGCCGTTTCCTTTGGTGATTTTGGGCTTAAAGCTTTAGAACCAGCCTGGATAACCAACAGACAAATTGAAGCCTGTCGTGTGGCGTTAACCAGAAAAATGAAAAGAGATGGAAAGGTGTGGATTAGAATTTTTCCTGATAAACCTGTTTCCAAAAAACCACTTGAAACAAGAATGGGTAAAGGTAAAGGTGCACCTGAATTTTGGGTAGCAGTTATTAGACCCGGTAGAATTATGTTTGAAGTTGCTGGTGTTTCCAAGGAACTTGCTAATGAAGCACTTAAAACTTGTTCTTACAAATTACCTATTAAAACCAAAGTTGTTAGTAGACCTGATTACGAATAA
- the rpsC gene encoding 30S ribosomal protein S3 has translation MGQKTNPVGFRVGIIRGWDSNWYENKSYSVKLKGDEQLRTYVRNRLKKAGISRIVIDRTSKNIILTIHTSRPGVVIGKSGKEITQLEEELKRVTGKDVKVQISEIKRPELDAQLVAENIASQLAGRVSFRRAMKTSITAAMRMGAEGIRIMCSGRLGGAEMARTEQYKEGRIPLHTIRADIDYANGRAETIYGSIGIKVWICRGEILGKRVTD, from the coding sequence TTGGGACAAAAGACAAACCCTGTTGGATTTAGAGTTGGAATCATAAGAGGATGGGATTCTAACTGGTATGAGAACAAAAGTTATTCTGTTAAACTAAAAGGAGATGAACAGTTACGAACTTATGTCAGAAACAGACTTAAAAAAGCTGGTATCTCAAGAATAGTAATTGATCGAACATCTAAGAATATTATTTTGACAATTCATACTTCCAGACCAGGTGTCGTAATTGGTAAAAGTGGTAAGGAAATTACTCAGCTTGAAGAAGAATTAAAAAGAGTAACTGGCAAAGATGTAAAGGTTCAGATATCAGAAATCAAAAGACCCGAGCTTGATGCACAGCTTGTTGCTGAAAATATTGCCAGTCAGTTAGCTGGTAGAGTTTCATTTAGAAGAGCCATGAAAACATCTATCACTGCTGCAATGAGAATGGGTGCCGAAGGTATTAGAATTATGTGCTCTGGAAGACTTGGCGGTGCTGAAATGGCAAGAACTGAACAGTATAAAGAAGGACGAATTCCACTTCATACTATCAGAGCAGATATTGATTATGCTAATGGCAGAGCTGAAACTATTTATGGCTCTATTGGAATTAAAGTTTGGATTTGCCGCGGTGAAATACTTGGCAAAAGAGTTACAGATTAA
- the rplV gene encoding 50S ribosomal protein L22: MEAKAINRFISSSPRKMRLVIDLIRGMQVDKALEVLHFSAKHSSKDAEKTLRSAVANLMNSDDATRVEPQDLYVKEVFVNQGPTIKRISPAPMGRAYRIRKRSCHLTVVVASKD, encoded by the coding sequence ATGGAAGCTAAAGCAATAAATAGGTTTATCAGTTCATCACCCAGAAAAATGAGATTGGTGATTGATCTAATAAGAGGTATGCAGGTTGACAAAGCTCTTGAAGTGCTTCATTTTTCAGCCAAGCATTCATCAAAAGATGCAGAAAAAACTTTAAGATCTGCTGTTGCTAATCTGATGAACTCTGATGATGCAACTAGAGTTGAACCTCAGGATTTATATGTAAAAGAAGTATTTGTAAATCAAGGACCAACAATTAAAAGAATTTCACCTGCACCTATGGGTAGAGCATACAGAATCAGAAAAAGATCCTGTCATCTTACCGTTGTTGTAGCAAGTAAAGATTAA
- the rpsS gene encoding 30S ribosomal protein S19 produces MPRSVKKGPFLDYKLGEKIKKLNETNQKKIIKTWSRASTIFPEFVGHTIAVHNGNKMIPVYITENMVGHKLGEFAPTRIFRGHPGTKAEKAAKA; encoded by the coding sequence ATGCCAAGATCCGTAAAAAAAGGTCCTTTTCTTGATTACAAGTTAGGTGAAAAAATTAAAAAACTTAACGAAACAAATCAGAAAAAAATAATTAAAACCTGGTCCCGCGCGTCAACAATTTTTCCGGAATTTGTTGGACACACTATTGCAGTACATAACGGTAATAAAATGATTCCGGTTTATATAACTGAAAATATGGTAGGACATAAACTTGGTGAGTTTGCTCCAACCAGAATTTTTAGAGGACATCCTGGAACAAAGGCAGAGAAAGCCGCAAAAGCATAA
- the rplB gene encoding 50S ribosomal protein L2 has protein sequence MAIKILKPTTPGTRFRSNYSFEEITKSTPEKSLTVSLKKSGGRNNLGHMTTRFVGGGHKRRYRVIDFKRNKTGVPAKVFSIEYDPNRTCRIALLHYADGEKKYILAPDGLKVGQKVVSGPGSDIQIGNALPLKEMPLGSFIHNVEIKPGKGGQLGRSAGVSLQLMAKEGDYAQLKMPSGEVRMIRLECMATYGVIGNAEHENINLGKAGRSRWLGRRSRVRGVAMNPVDHPMGGGEGKTSGGGHPVSPWGQKAKGLKTRKRKKGSNKFIIKRRK, from the coding sequence ATGGCAATAAAAATTTTAAAACCAACTACTCCGGGAACAAGATTTAGATCAAATTATTCATTTGAAGAAATTACAAAATCTACTCCTGAAAAATCTTTGACAGTTTCTCTCAAAAAATCTGGCGGAAGAAATAATCTTGGACATATGACAACAAGATTTGTTGGTGGTGGTCATAAAAGAAGATACAGAGTTATAGATTTTAAAAGAAACAAAACAGGTGTACCTGCAAAAGTTTTTTCGATTGAATATGATCCTAACAGAACTTGTAGAATTGCATTATTACATTATGCTGATGGAGAGAAGAAATATATTCTTGCCCCCGATGGTTTAAAAGTCGGACAAAAAGTTGTCTCTGGACCTGGCAGTGATATTCAGATTGGAAATGCCTTACCGTTAAAAGAAATGCCATTAGGAAGTTTTATTCACAATGTGGAAATAAAACCAGGTAAAGGCGGTCAGTTAGGACGTAGCGCTGGAGTCTCACTTCAGTTGATGGCTAAAGAAGGTGATTATGCTCAGTTGAAGATGCCTTCAGGTGAAGTCAGAATGATTAGATTAGAATGTATGGCTACTTATGGAGTTATTGGAAATGCAGAACACGAAAATATCAACTTAGGAAAAGCAGGTAGAAGCCGCTGGTTAGGCAGGAGATCAAGAGTCAGAGGTGTTGCTATGAATCCAGTTGATCATCCGATGGGTGGTGGCGAAGGAAAAACTTCCGGTGGTGGTCATCCGGTATCTCCATGGGGTCAAAAAGCTAAAGGCTTAAAAACCAGAAAAAGAAAAAAAGGTTCAAATAAATTTATTATTAAAAGACGTAAGTAG
- the rplW gene encoding 50S ribosomal protein L23, translating into MNQILVKPLITEKMTNISAAQAGKYGFLVNPNANKIEIKKAIEKKFNVHVIDVTTMNHPGKMKSQFRKRGRFEGKTPRTKKAIVTLKEGETIELFEQV; encoded by the coding sequence ATGAATCAGATTTTAGTTAAACCTCTTATTACTGAGAAAATGACAAATATTAGCGCTGCTCAAGCTGGTAAGTATGGGTTTTTAGTAAATCCAAACGCTAATAAAATTGAGATAAAAAAAGCTATTGAAAAAAAGTTTAATGTTCATGTTATTGATGTTACAACAATGAATCATCCAGGTAAGATGAAATCGCAATTTAGAAAAAGAGGGCGGTTTGAAGGTAAAACCCCCAGAACTAAAAAAGCTATAGTAACTCTTAAAGAGGGAGAGACTATTGAATTATTTGAGCAAGTATAG
- the rplD gene encoding 50S ribosomal protein L4, whose translation MTLDVFKIDGSKSKEKITLADSIFAIEPNDHAIYLSVKAYLANQRQGTHKTKERGEVSGGGKKPWKQKGRGGARAGTSRSPLWVGGGTIFGPRPRDYRQDLPKKVKRLARKSALSYKVKDEQLVVVEDFSIDKPKTKEFVKILSALKVEGKKVLLLTDANNLNIFKSGRNIPKVKVLEASKASTYDLLNNQVLLLQKSAVKVIEDTFSAKETEEAVN comes from the coding sequence ATGACACTTGATGTTTTTAAAATTGACGGTTCAAAATCAAAAGAAAAGATCACTCTTGCTGATAGCATATTTGCAATTGAACCTAACGATCATGCAATTTATCTTTCAGTAAAAGCATATCTTGCGAATCAAAGACAAGGCACACATAAAACTAAAGAGCGTGGTGAGGTGAGTGGCGGAGGGAAAAAGCCCTGGAAACAAAAGGGTCGTGGCGGTGCAAGAGCTGGTACATCCAGATCACCACTATGGGTTGGTGGTGGAACGATCTTTGGACCTCGACCAAGAGATTACAGGCAGGATCTTCCTAAAAAAGTTAAAAGACTAGCCCGTAAATCTGCTTTAAGTTATAAAGTGAAAGATGAACAACTTGTTGTTGTTGAAGACTTTTCTATTGATAAGCCAAAGACAAAAGAATTTGTTAAGATATTAAGTGCATTGAAAGTTGAAGGTAAGAAAGTTCTTTTACTTACAGATGCAAATAATTTAAATATCTTCAAATCTGGAAGAAATATTCCAAAGGTAAAAGTTCTTGAAGCTTCAAAAGCTTCAACCTATGATCTTTTGAATAACCAGGTGCTGCTTTTACAAAAAAGTGCTGTAAAAGTTATTGAAGATACATTTTCAGCAAAAGAAACTGAAGAGGCGGTGAATTAG
- the rplC gene encoding 50S ribosomal protein L3: MSGIIGKKLGMSNVFGNDGEIIPVTIIQAGPCKVVSIKTKDKNGYEALQLSFGERKEKHTSKPLAGQFKSSGVSPSKLLKEFRSFNVGDYKIGDQLGADFFVEGEKIKVRGRNKGKGFQGVMRRHNFGGVGGTSHGQSDRLRAPGSIGASSYPSRVFKGQRMAGRMGNENVTVSGLKVVKVLPEQNLIFVKGAVPGAVNSILELIKK, translated from the coding sequence ATGTCTGGCATAATTGGAAAAAAATTGGGAATGTCTAATGTCTTCGGTAACGACGGAGAAATAATTCCTGTAACTATTATTCAAGCTGGTCCTTGTAAAGTAGTTAGTATTAAGACCAAAGATAAAAATGGTTATGAAGCTTTACAGTTATCTTTTGGTGAAAGAAAAGAAAAACATACTTCAAAGCCGCTGGCAGGTCAGTTTAAAAGTAGTGGAGTTTCACCCTCAAAATTACTTAAAGAGTTTAGAAGTTTTAATGTTGGTGATTATAAGATCGGCGATCAATTAGGAGCTGATTTTTTTGTCGAAGGTGAGAAAATTAAAGTCAGAGGAAGAAATAAAGGAAAAGGCTTTCAAGGCGTTATGAGACGTCATAACTTTGGCGGTGTCGGTGGTACCTCTCACGGTCAGAGCGATAGATTAAGAGCTCCAGGTTCAATCGGTGCCAGTTCATACCCATCAAGAGTTTTTAAAGGACAGCGTATGGCTGGTAGGATGGGAAATGAAAATGTAACTGTATCAGGACTTAAGGTAGTTAAAGTACTACCTGAGCAAAATCTGATATTTGTTAAAGGTGCAGTACCAGGGGCAGTAAACAGCATTTTAGAATTGATTAAGAAGTAA
- the rpsJ gene encoding 30S ribosomal protein S10, whose protein sequence is MPGQKIRIKLKSYDHILIDKSTEKIIKTVRSTGAVVSGPIPLPTKKTVYTVLRSPHVDKKSREQFETRAHKRIIDIHNSNNKTVDSLSKLDIPAGVDIEIKL, encoded by the coding sequence GTGCCCGGTCAGAAAATAAGAATAAAATTGAAATCGTACGATCACATATTGATTGATAAATCTACTGAGAAGATTATTAAAACTGTAAGAAGTACTGGTGCCGTAGTTTCTGGTCCAATACCGCTTCCAACTAAGAAAACTGTATATACAGTTTTACGTTCTCCTCATGTTGATAAAAAATCTAGAGAACAATTTGAAACCAGAGCACATAAAAGAATAATTGATATTCACAACTCAAACAACAAGACCGTAGATTCTTTAAGTAAGCTTGATATTCCTGCGGGTGTTGATATTGAAATTAAGCTTTAA
- the tuf gene encoding elongation factor Tu — translation MAKEKFDRSKPHVNIGTIGHVDHGKTTLTAAITMALAKKGLSQVRSFDSIDNAPEERERGITIATSHVEYSTANRHYAHVDCPGHADYVKNMITGAAQMDGAILVVAATDGPMPQTREHILLARQVGVPRIVVFMNKVDMVDDPELIELVEVELRDLLTQYEFPGDEIPIIKGSALQALEAGASNADPSDPRYNCIWELMDAVDNYIPIPERSTDKPFLMPVEDVFSITGRGTVATGRVERGQVKIQEEVELIGLGLHKKTVVTGIEMFRKELDSALAGDNAGILLRGVDKNEIERGMVLAKTGSITPHTKFEGEVYILSKDEGGRHTPFFNGYRPQFYFRTTDVTGVATLPEGTEMVMPGDNVRLSIELIAPIAMEEKLRFAIREGGRTVGSGVVTKIIA, via the coding sequence ATGGCTAAAGAAAAATTTGATAGAAGTAAACCTCACGTTAACATTGGTACAATCGGTCACGTAGATCATGGTAAAACTACTTTGACAGCAGCTATTACAATGGCACTAGCAAAGAAAGGTTTATCACAGGTTAGATCTTTTGATAGTATTGATAATGCACCTGAGGAAAGAGAAAGAGGTATCACGATTGCAACATCACACGTAGAATATTCAACTGCTAATCGCCACTATGCACACGTGGATTGTCCTGGTCACGCAGATTATGTTAAAAATATGATCACAGGTGCCGCTCAGATGGATGGTGCGATTTTAGTGGTTGCTGCAACTGATGGACCGATGCCTCAAACCAGAGAACATATCCTTTTAGCAAGACAGGTAGGCGTTCCAAGAATAGTTGTATTTATGAATAAGGTAGATATGGTTGATGACCCTGAGTTGATTGAATTAGTTGAAGTAGAATTAAGAGACTTGTTAACTCAGTATGAGTTTCCCGGTGATGAAATTCCAATTATTAAAGGCTCAGCTCTCCAGGCATTAGAGGCTGGTGCATCTAATGCAGATCCTAGTGATCCAAGATATAATTGTATATGGGAACTTATGGATGCAGTTGATAACTACATTCCTATTCCTGAAAGAAGCACTGACAAACCTTTCTTGATGCCGGTTGAGGACGTATTTTCAATTACTGGCCGCGGAACTGTTGCAACTGGTAGAGTAGAAAGAGGACAAGTTAAGATTCAGGAAGAAGTTGAATTGATTGGTCTTGGATTACACAAGAAAACAGTTGTTACCGGTATTGAGATGTTTAGAAAAGAATTAGATTCAGCTTTAGCTGGAGATAATGCAGGTATCTTATTAAGAGGTGTTGATAAAAATGAAATTGAAAGAGGAATGGTTCTTGCAAAAACAGGATCAATTACTCCTCATACAAAATTTGAAGGCGAAGTTTATATCCTTTCAAAAGATGAAGGCGGAAGACATACACCATTCTTTAATGGTTACAGACCACAGTTCTATTTCAGAACAACCGACGTTACAGGTGTTGCTACTTTGCCTGAAGGTACAGAAATGGTTATGCCTGGTGATAATGTAAGATTATCTATTGAACTTATTGCACCTATTGCTATGGAAGAAAAATTAAGATTTGCTATTCGTGAAGGTGGCAGAACAGTAGGTTCAGGTGTTGTAACAAAAATTATTGCATAA